The genomic DNA GTTAGATTCTCTTTGGGCTGTGATGTTGTTATGTATCTATGTGGTCTATCTCTCAGCAAAGTAAGCATCTACTCATCCTGTAGCTACAAATAGCTCGAATGGGATAATTATCACCCATCATCCATTATTTACAAATACTAATTATATACACTGAATCATTAACATAGCCGGTCAGACCGCATAATGAGTAATAGAGGGGCAGACAATGTGCTGTTGGgcggagtggtgtgtgtgtgtgtgtatatgtgtgttggaAGAAGTGTATACGTGTATGTgggagtgtgtggtgtgtatgtgggagtgtgtgtgtgtatgtgtgtgtgagagtcctTCCCCTAATCACAGTGAGCACGTGCAAAGAGAGGATCGCCGTGGGTAACGATCAGTGGAGGGCAGGCCATCCCACCCATCTGGAATCTCAGcacgccctgtgtgtgtgtgtatgagtttcTGCGTGTGTAGGtgagtgtgcatttgtgtgtgtgtgtgtgtgagagagagagatcgagagagagagggggggggagagagagagagagagagagagagagagagagagtctaggtGTGTGTGAGATTTAGTGTGTGTTTGAGATTCTGTGCATGTGTGTCCATAAGTGAGAGAGATTAAgcttgtgtatgcgtgtgtgattGAGTCTGTGCATGTGCGCGCCCACGTACATGGGTGTCAGGGTGATGAATGTCTAGCTATTAACACCAATCCCAGCACAATACAGTCCTCCACCTCCAACCTCAATGGCTCCCAGTAGAACGTCTATTCCCTGCAGCAGACTGGGATGAGTTTATCTCCCCGCAGACAGCAGCACCTcagcctcccagtctctctctgtctgagaacGGACAAAGCTGCTGGCGAGAACCCATCTATGCCTATCTGAGCCTCACTGTTCCCTCTGAACTTATAGAAGCAATATCTTCACTACTCACTACTGGCTGTGGCTGTTGATATAGCCTACGCTGCAGATGTTAGCCAGGGACGTGATTCACATAACACCACTCGTGACGCACAAGGGCCTCTTCCACTTGGCTTCCCTCCTTCGAAGCTCTGCACATCACTGGAGACTTGACCACATACacttactcacacacaccacgTGACCAGGCCACATAAGCTGTGCACACCACAGAGAGATCCTCCCATCAGTGTCAGAGGGACTGTCCATGTCTCAGTGGAATACTGTAgcagctctcctcctctcctagctgtctgtatCTAATGCATTATCATCACCATGTCAGCTGGGCTCATATCTACCGTCTGGGCTCTGGGGATTGGAATATGGGTTTATGGACGTGTATGAGTCCGTGTCTGTGTGGTCatgtatgtgcatgtgtcttCGTCTGTGAGTCTGTCTGATTGCGTCTGCACACACATccgcgtgtgggtgtgtgcgtgtgggtcATGAGCCAGTGGGCAACGCAGCCTGAGgcttcctctcctcccagtggAGTGTTCTCTCCCACATCCTGCCTGCGGAGCGACATTACTCCCCACTTAACCCACATACAGTCACAGTGGATCAGCTCAGCATGGCACAGGGCTGAGGACACACAGGgctgaggacacacacatacacacgcatggcCGGgcgacacacacatgcatgcactgaTGCATGCAGGGACTCATGGGCATGCATGCCTAAAATTCACAAACGTGCCTGCAGGTACTCACCCATACGCATGGACCccaacctccacacacacacacacacacacacacacacacacacacacacacacacacacacacacacacacacaagccagaCAGTCTACTGACACCTTCTTCAAGCGCTCCTCACCCTACACCTAGTGCTCTACTTCGAACTCATGTTGCTCTGCAGCAGCAACCCAAAATCCTCCGTCAGTTTCACTGCTACACTGTACAATGAGATACTAGAGTTGTGGGAATACGAAACTGGTTTTAACCCAACGGCCTTAGGAAGGAAAGGcatgactgcacacacacacacacaggttgaacATTGCATCACACTGATATCCACCCAGGGTAAAGTGAGATGGCTATAAACTGGGTGTGGTGTTTTGTGATTTACTTAGGCCCCTTGTATGTGTaggtgagaaagacagagatatcatactgtagtagataGGCACAGAGTTGTGTGAGtgtgatagagcgagagagatagagaataggAGAGACACAGTAGTGGGACAAaaaaaagggagagatagagggaaggattaAGTGTGTGGGTGGAGGGAGGCCACTTCTCTTCAGCAGCCAGCAGGTGTGCGTAGCAGTGTCACACTGGGTGTCACAATGAGATGAGGTGACATCTGATCTTGGTGGGAACTCATCTTGTTTATTATTGTGCCGTTGGAGGCTAATCCCGTGTTAGGGTGAAATGGATTAGTGTCATGTTCACTGTGATAGGCTTTTCTATCACAAGTTGTTCTGAATATGACAATAGCGCATTATAAATATGTAATACACAATGCAATACTTTTTGAAATTGTGCCTATGCCAAGAGAAGTGTTCAGATGCCCCAAGACACATCTTCCACCAATATAAGGTGAACATCTGTAGGAGAATAGAATCTAATAgtatagaacataatagaataccTCCAGATATGGCACGATTTTACAGGTGAATTCTCCCAGTAGCCAGGACTTAGTCAATTCATGGAAAATGACGAGGGGCAGACAAAAGAAGACGACCACAAAATCCCAGATGGCCAGGTTAGCTATGAGAGAGTTGGAGATGCTCTTCATATAGTAGTTCTGACACACGATGCACAGTATGGCTATGTTCCCTGCTATCCCAGCGAGGAAAATGATAGCAGAAACGCCCGTGATAGCATAAGCGCCAAAGGTTTCACTTGTCACAGGGTAAAATGGGTTTTTGATTTCGCGTCCAAAATCTGCTGTGTTGGGAGGGGTCATTGGAGTGGCATCCCACGGGTTTTCCTCGCGGTAAGTAAACATCTCGCTTCTCCTGGTGAAGAGGTCGAGGGGTAGGTCGGTAGAGGTGAGAGCTAGGGGCTTGGGTATTGGCtcccatggagagagaggggggcccAGCCCGTTCACTGCGCTCTGCGCCTGAGATAAAGCCATTGAGCTTTTGTTCAAcacttttctcctcctctccctcttaaaCGCCTTCTTCTGCTCGTCTTTTGTGCCTCTCTTGCGTCTGTCGCTGTCCAGTTGTCCCCCGCGTTGCTGGCCCATTGCTGGGGGCTTAGTGGTATTGTATCCACCTGCCGTCCCCATGGCAGCGGCCGCGCCAATCTCACTATTCAACTTTCTCCTCTTGTGGCGGCGCACCAGGTCCCTGTGCGGGGTGACGGAGTAATCCCCCCGTGTCAGTGTTCTGTTGGAGTGCTGTCGTTTTAATCCCACATGTCTATGCTTTGTTTCATCCTGAATTACGCGCATCCTTCTCACAGAAGTAGAATGAAAACGTTCCATCCACGTTTGAAGAGTCTGTTTGGAGTAGGACGTACCTGTAGCGTGTCCCCCGGAGCGAGTGCTGTCATAGGCTGTGTTTTGGGGACCCTCTCTGATGGCTGTGTGAGCGGTCCTGTGGGTTGTTGTAGCGTTAAGCCCATAATAACCCCCTGCTATTTCTCTAGTCCGTATGTTTCCATTATTTCTGAGCGATAAGACATGTGCAttccccaacaacacacacagcgTCCTCAGCATCAGAGTCCGCATGGTCCAGATCATAGCGCAGACAGATATATCTTCCTCAGAAAGCCATCCTTATCTCAGTGCAGAGAATAAACTCCCATTCAGTCTACACCCATAATAACAAAAAAAATTACACTAAACTTAAACCCTCAATGTAGATCCCAAACATCTTATAGGGTTTGCAAACTTTTAGCTCATATCCAAATTCAGCGCACTGTGTTTGGTCTCCGCCGTGCTGTTGTTCTGTGCAAGTCTGCCGCCACCTCCTCCTGTGAGATGTATTTTTGTCAAGTAGAAAGTGCCATGCCTTACCGAACGAGATATCCCTGCAAGGTCCCCATGGAACCACATGCCGCTAGCAAACTCATTTTACAGCGACAACATGGTCACATGCATCTCATCTCCATAAACAGCAGATCACCGGACTTTCCTTTTTGAGCGGAATAGGCTGCACTGGCTGTGGTTGGGTCTGGCTGAGACTCACAGGCTGTGAGGCGCTGCTGCTGTGTCCTGCTGTGTGTTTGTTACACAGCTGCgagctgagagagaagag from Oncorhynchus tshawytscha isolate Ot180627B linkage group LG15, Otsh_v2.0, whole genome shotgun sequence includes the following:
- the LOC112214339 gene encoding prosaposin receptor GPR37 codes for the protein MIWTMRTLMLRTLCVLLGNAHVLSLRNNGNIRTREIAGGYYGLNATTTHRTAHTAIREGPQNTAYDSTRSGGHATGTSYSKQTLQTWMERFHSTSVRRMRVIQDETKHRHVGLKRQHSNRTLTRGDYSVTPHRDLVRRHKRRKLNSEIGAAAAMGTAGGYNTTKPPAMGQQRGGQLDSDRRKRGTKDEQKKAFKRERRRKVLNKSSMALSQAQSAVNGLGPPLSPWEPIPKPLALTSTDLPLDLFTRRSEMFTYREENPWDATPMTPPNTADFGREIKNPFYPVTSETFGAYAITGVSAIIFLAGIAGNIAILCIVCQNYYMKSISNSLIANLAIWDFVVVFFCLPLVIFHELTKSWLLGEFTCKIVPYLEVASLGVTTFTLCALCIDRFRAATNVQMYYEMIENCTSTTAKLAVIWIGALLLALPELLIRQLVTEDPALPDDPPTERCVVRISTSLPDTLYVLGLTYEGARLWWCFGCYFCLPTLFTIGCSLVTARKIRRAEQASVRGNKKQIRLESQMNCTVVALAIVYGACVVPENICNIVSAYMAAGVPERTMAVLHLLSQLLLFCRAAVTPVLLLLLCRPLGRAFLDCCCCCCCNHAHSSGTASDDNEHECTTELELSPFSTIRRELSNYTPAGSNC